The genomic window GCGAGGCGGCCAGGCGGTTCGCCGAGTCGACCGAGCTGTTCCAGTTGGCCGAGTCCCTCGGCGGGGTCGAGTCACTCGTGAACCATCCCTGGTCGATGACGCACGCGTCGGTGCGCGGCACCGAGGCCGAGGTGCCCGAGTCGATCGTGCGCCTCTCGGTCGGCATCGAGGACGTCGACGACCTCCTCGCCGACATCGACGGCGCGCTCGGGCGGCTGTAGCGCGGCGCCTCAGGCGCGCCGGAGGCGGACGACGGGGATGACCCGGTCGACCTTCGCCTGCTGGTCGGCGAAGAACGGTGCACGATCGACGACGCTCGCCCACGCCGCGTCGCGCTCGCGGCCGGTGAGCACGTCGGCGACCGCGTCGTACGCGCCGTCGGGTGCCTCGACGCGCACCCGCGGGTCGGACCGCAGGTTCGCGATCCATGCCGGGTCCGCCGGGGCGGCGTCGCCGGATCCCACCACGAGCCGGTCGCCCTCGTACGGCAGGAACATGACGGGCGTGGTCCGCGCCCGCCCGCTGCGGCGCCCGGTGGTGGTGAGGAGCACGAGCCGGTCGCGATGCATGCCGTCGACGTCGCCGCCCGCGCGGAACTGCTCGACGACGCGTCGATCGATCTCGTGCGCATCGGTGTTCTCAGGCGCGTCGGTGTTCTCAGGCGCGTCGGCGTCCATACCCTCGTGCGCGTCCATGGCGGCATCCAAGCGCACCGGTCGAGTGTCCGCACGGGGGTTGACGGGGACCGAACCGACGGGGTGGCAGATTATCGATGAAGAGTGGCCCCGCTGCCATAGCCGCGCTGCGTCCGGGTCCGCCAGACTGACGGCGTGACCCCGAGAACGAACGCCGCCGCAACCACCGCCGCGACGACCGCCGCCGCCGCGCAGGATGCCGCGGGCCCGGCACCGACCGACGCCGTGGGCGCGCCGGCACCGGGCGGCACGCTCGGCCTCGGCCAGGCCATCGCCCTCTACATCGCGAGCGTGCTCGGCTCCGGCATCCTCGCGCTCTCCGGCCTCGCGGCCGCGGCAGCCGGACCCGCGTCGATCATCGCCGTCGCGGCCGTCCTGCTGCTCTCGATCCCGCTCGCCGGGACCTTCGCGGCGCTCGCCGCGCGGTATCCCGACGCCGGCGGGGTGGCGACCTTCGTGCGCCGCGCGCTCGGCGACACCGCGGCGCGGATGACCGGGTACTGGTTCTACTTCGGCGTCGGCGTCGGATACCCCGTGCTCGCGGTGCTCGGCGGAGAGTACGTCGTCGCCGTGCTCGGCGTCGACCGGGCCGCCGTGCCGTTCGTCGGCCTCGCGATCGCCGTGCTGCCCTTCATCTCCAACTGGTTCGGCCTGCGGGTCGCCGGCTGGGTGCAGTTCGTCCTCACGGGCATGCTCGTCGCCGTCGTGGTCTTCGTGGTCGCGGTGAGCTTCCCGGCGGTCGACGCATCGAACTTCCAGCCGTTCCTGCCGTACGGCTGGGCCGGCGTCGGCACCGCGATCAGCCTGTTCCTGTGGGCGTTCGCCGGGTGGGAGGTCGGCACGCACGTGGCGGGGGAGTTCAGGAACCCGCGCAAGGTGATCCCGCTCGCGACCGGCATCGCGATCGTCGTCGTCGGCGTGGCGTACCTCGCGCTCCAGGTCGTGACCGTCGGCGTGCTCGGCACCGGTGCGGGCGACACCCCCGTGCCGCTGCTGGCCATCGTGCAGGAGTCGGCGCCCGGGGTCGGCCCAGTGTTCGTCGCCATCGTCGCCGCGATCGTCACCACCGGCGTCGCGAACGCCTACGTGCCCGCCTTCGGCAAGCTCGGCGCCGCCCTCGGGCGCGACGGCGACCTGCCGCGGTGGTTCGCGAAGGGCGCCGAGCCGGGCGCGATCCCGCGCCGGGCCCTCGCCGTGACCGGCCTGCTCGCGGGCGTCTACTTCGTGCTCATGCTGCTGAACGGGCTCCAGCTCGAGACGTTCATCCTGATCCACACCGCGAACATGGCCGCCATCTACTTCGCCGGGATGCTCGCCGCCACGCTCCTGCTGCGCCGGTGGTCGTTCGGCTGGTGGCTGGCGGTCGTCGCGACGGTGCTCACCGCCGGACTCCTCGTGCTCGCCGGGAGCCACCTGGTCGTGCCGGGGCTCCTCGCGGCCGTCGCCGTCGCCGTCACCGTGATCCGCCGCCTCCGCCTCCGCGGCGGCCGCAACGCCCGTGCCACCCGCAACCGACCCGAGAGGGAACGCACCGCATGACCGAGTACCGCGCCGTCTTCGACGCCGACATCGCCTTCGTGAACGGGGGAGGGCTGAAGGCCGAGGGCTTCCGCCTCGACCTACCCGGCGCCGACGCCACGGAGGGGCAGATCGCCGAACTGCTCGTGCGGCACCTCGGCCTCGCGCTCGTGGCATCCGTCGCGCTGACGAACCTCACCGTCGTCGAGGAGGCGCACAAGGGCTCGCGCGGCGTGACCGCGCACGACGCGACGCGAGCGGATGCCTCCGCGCGCGGCGCGCTCGTCGACCTGAGCCACCCGATCCGCGAGGGGCTCGTGACCTACCCGGGCATCCCGGCGCCGAGCATCACACCGCACCTGACGCGCGCGGCGTCGCGGAGCCACTACGCGCCGGGCACCGAGTTCCAGATCGACGTGATCCACCTCGCCGGCAACACGGGCACCTACCTCGACAGCCCGTTCCATCGCTACGAGGGCGGCGGCGACCTCGCCTCGCTCGACCTCGACACGCTCGTGGGCCTGCCGGCCGAGGTGTTCCACCTCGACGACGCCGCGGAGCGCGGCATCCCCGCCGCGGTGTTCTTCGACCGCGACCTCGCTGGTGCCGCCGTGCTGCTGCACACGGGGTGGAGCCGGCACTTCGGCACGCCCGAGTACGGTGCCGGCGCGCCGTTCCTCACCGGCGAAGGGGCTCGGCACCTCGTCGAGGCGGGCGTCGCCCTGGTCGGCATCGACTCGCTCAACATCGACGACACCGAGTCGGGTGGCGAGCGGCCGGCGCACTCGCTCCTGCTTCACGCGGGCATCCACGTCGTCGAGCACCTGACCGGGCTCGACCGCCTGCCGGCCCGCGGCGCGAGGTTCACGGCCGCTCCGCCGCGCGTCGAAGGCTTCGGCACGTTCCCCGTCCGGGCGTTCGCCGAGCTGCCGCCCGCCTGACAACCGGTGCGGCGCCGACGAAGCGATCCGCCCGAAGATCGGATGCTGCAGCGCATGCTGATCGGGCGCCGCACGGCGATCCGCGCTGGCGCCCGTCGACCTGCTGGGCGAGGATTGGGGGATGACCGCGCCCGAGTACGCCCTTCGTGACGGCAACCGGATCCCCGCCCTCGGACTGGGCACCTACGGGCTGAACGACGCGGAGGGCGTCGAGGCGATCCTCGCCGCGATCGACGACGGCTACCGCCTGCTCGACACCGCTGCGAACTACGGCAACGAGGGCGCCGTCGGCGAGGCGATCGCGCGCACGACGGTCGACCGGAGCGACCTCATCATCACGACGAAACTGCCCGGTCGCCACCACGGCGCCGACGAGGCGCTGCACGGGTTCGAGGAGTCGAGGCGTCGGCTCGGCCTCGAATGGGTCGACCTCTACCTGATCCACTGGCCGAACCCGAGCGTCGACCGCTACGTCGAGACCTGGCGGTCGATGATCACGCTCCGAGAGAAGGGCCTCGTCCGCTCGATCGGCGTCTCGAACTTCACGGCGCCCATGCTCGAGCGCCTCGAACGCGAGACCGGGCTGATGCCCGTCGTCAACCAGGTCGAGCTGCACCCGTACTTCCCGCAGGGCGAGCTGCGCGCCTTCCACGACGAGCACGGCATCCGCACCGAGAGCTGGAGCCCGCTGGCCAAGCGAAGCGAGCTGCTCGACGAGCCCGTCATCGGCGAGCTCGCCGCGAAGCACGGCGTGACCCCGGCTCAGGTGGTACTGCGCTGGCACGTCGAGCTCGGGTCGATCCCGATCCCGAAGTCATCGAACGCCTCGCGCCGGCAGCGCAACCTCGACGTGTTCGGGTTCTCCCTGGCGCCCGAGGAGGTCGAGGCGGTCTCGGCGCTCGAGCGCGGCCGGCTCTGGGGCGGCGACCCCGACACGCACGAGGAGATGTGACGCGGGCGTAGGCTCGATCGGGTGACCGAACAGCCTGCGCCGACCGAGCATCCTGCGCCGACGCAGCCTCCCGAACCTTCCGCGCCCGCCGACGGGACCGGCGCGTCCGCACCCGACCGGCGACCGGGGGTGCTCTCGGCGCCGTACCGCTGGCTCAGCCTCGGGATGTTCGCGCTGATCGTGCTCGCCGCGTTCGAGGCGCTGGCGGTCACGACGGTCATGCCGCTCGTCGCCGACGACCTCGACGGCTGGTCCCTGTACGCCATCGCGTTCTCGATGCCGCTCGCCTCCGGCGTCATCGGCATGGT from Agromyces sp. LHK192 includes these protein-coding regions:
- a CDS encoding nitroreductase/quinone reductase family protein produces the protein MDAHEGMDADAPENTDAPENTDAHEIDRRVVEQFRAGGDVDGMHRDRLVLLTTTGRRSGRARTTPVMFLPYEGDRLVVGSGDAAPADPAWIANLRSDPRVRVEAPDGAYDAVADVLTGRERDAAWASVVDRAPFFADQQAKVDRVIPVVRLRRA
- a CDS encoding APC family permease, with protein sequence MTPRTNAAATTAATTAAAAQDAAGPAPTDAVGAPAPGGTLGLGQAIALYIASVLGSGILALSGLAAAAAGPASIIAVAAVLLLSIPLAGTFAALAARYPDAGGVATFVRRALGDTAARMTGYWFYFGVGVGYPVLAVLGGEYVVAVLGVDRAAVPFVGLAIAVLPFISNWFGLRVAGWVQFVLTGMLVAVVVFVVAVSFPAVDASNFQPFLPYGWAGVGTAISLFLWAFAGWEVGTHVAGEFRNPRKVIPLATGIAIVVVGVAYLALQVVTVGVLGTGAGDTPVPLLAIVQESAPGVGPVFVAIVAAIVTTGVANAYVPAFGKLGAALGRDGDLPRWFAKGAEPGAIPRRALAVTGLLAGVYFVLMLLNGLQLETFILIHTANMAAIYFAGMLAATLLLRRWSFGWWLAVVATVLTAGLLVLAGSHLVVPGLLAAVAVAVTVIRRLRLRGGRNARATRNRPERERTA
- a CDS encoding cyclase family protein; its protein translation is MTEYRAVFDADIAFVNGGGLKAEGFRLDLPGADATEGQIAELLVRHLGLALVASVALTNLTVVEEAHKGSRGVTAHDATRADASARGALVDLSHPIREGLVTYPGIPAPSITPHLTRAASRSHYAPGTEFQIDVIHLAGNTGTYLDSPFHRYEGGGDLASLDLDTLVGLPAEVFHLDDAAERGIPAAVFFDRDLAGAAVLLHTGWSRHFGTPEYGAGAPFLTGEGARHLVEAGVALVGIDSLNIDDTESGGERPAHSLLLHAGIHVVEHLTGLDRLPARGARFTAAPPRVEGFGTFPVRAFAELPPA
- a CDS encoding aldo/keto reductase, giving the protein MTAPEYALRDGNRIPALGLGTYGLNDAEGVEAILAAIDDGYRLLDTAANYGNEGAVGEAIARTTVDRSDLIITTKLPGRHHGADEALHGFEESRRRLGLEWVDLYLIHWPNPSVDRYVETWRSMITLREKGLVRSIGVSNFTAPMLERLERETGLMPVVNQVELHPYFPQGELRAFHDEHGIRTESWSPLAKRSELLDEPVIGELAAKHGVTPAQVVLRWHVELGSIPIPKSSNASRRQRNLDVFGFSLAPEEVEAVSALERGRLWGGDPDTHEEM